In a genomic window of Rhopalosiphum maidis isolate BTI-1 chromosome 4, ASM367621v3, whole genome shotgun sequence:
- the LOC113548483 gene encoding meiosis regulator and mRNA stability factor 1 isoform X2 gives MDHLIVCTRKLSFNRQENIGCFGNIEPYPCDGQIETNFKFPSPPHLTNGYYISPNEPLPQNNTTSSSYSHSDSDSASDSDSLCSNSDVYEQECLAYDNQLLPYKKNKKSVNRLRSSYTSRGYTNNSIPYSHKHLFAHYLPPIGVFWDIENCQVPKGRSAVAVAQAIRDRFFIGYREAEFLVVCDVKKENAQVVQELNDAQVNLVHVTSVCKNAADEKLRLSMRRFADLHGSPAAVVLVSGDVNFSSDLCDIRHRKKMHVILLHNELCSESLILCANEHYNYTHLVEMLPLRNALRQCGNTPVEVIVSNLPVGIDPAKIRNRLKRLSENCGGRVGVINNCSTTIRFPTKEMAARAQKRMNKERVFNSQIVVSLPFAVKEESSSTSFLSRPIPVQTREENIQHIATTIQYSSTNNMHSRFNMTPVTPPATFENRKFGLYGQQIKGGFGMSQMNSSVDNSMRNHNPWLNSNSVGIQTWLNGPQIPVNGARGPINYKGKQMTKDNQEQLDITHTQSLTPQIPLKQNENWMRHGYPTTMGHGTPITILKRGLGGTSQIDTQVGSTASMISSNGPPPYMMFGVNTSVPPPPIVNVSRRVSPPTLMENTNSDRYFHPISPSYNNLATNQAPPVLMAQQSNPVDLHVTNLDQNIDSVEMKNILFNTFREHVMVLHVSVFYQSDGNFAAAVRVSSPQDAQYAISKLHRRKIGFKRIMIAYAHSGYPQNPTLLRSQIAYILMEVPGQRLPLFKFREMFENRFMTSVSVSDLYKMKDVCLITEEPNHRIISLNPEYRNTPSPLHHQPSSSSSMPMSNLDKSDAVSYCPTHAKITKPTDDKGWAELEMPALPNVKVSLNEFSKRLHSLISSHNNYLILATICDCYEASFNETLQTDEDGVPLEHIVTAVSGVELLQSCSIGIKYLTTSSASDIGNMSVRSSTQESDTKSEASVGGLKSISPPLANNLALLSRELVDLLKTCTHCTMSFNRFIPAYHHHFGRQCRVADYGFTKLIDLLEALPNIVQVFGEGNKRFMTLSHKAQVRRFTSDLLRVLKSVASKQVPIVDFGALFEKTLGRAFDPVDYGLCSLDDLLSQVSENTVVIGHLDGQKSVAIPKREQTPEEIERTKAFAKEIEDDLEGERRVSLTTEVKQNVLGDQLAALAVYPLQISQLQNAFLWQYGYGLKPSVYECETLIELLQKLDDAVKVIDNHGELFLIAVDRKEAQRLSLKVRRVLMEHSSNDKMSVLQFQSVYQTMFGESINIETMQEKLSETIKIVKTKFGEEYVQLTPLQLFAQDMYRLLMISDGRLLLTSLEAAYLRLFGTAIQPAVYGYQSVLALITSISHTVLIENKPPKRYIVLNKELASVGIHLPNNIMKSPMLDQTEKNHCNKPDTDLMNLNESFNENNVLLSEENKTPVVVKLPALKLHPNIFNMSPMSLVNCTSPQAPHPSQVPMPTELCPPFGDKYKPITTINNNNHYNDNQFCCPMGNNDLLNTNNQDDQNQHLVHQLNDRFH, from the exons ATGGATCATCTTATTGTCTGTACAAGAAAAT tgtctTTCAATCGTCAAGAAAATATTGGCTGCTTTGGAAACATAGAACCATATCCATGTGACGGTCAAatagaaacaaattttaaatttccatcACCACCACATCTTACaaatggatattatatttcaccAAATGAACCTTTACCTCAAAACAATACTACATCATCTTCATATTCACACAGCGATTCAGATTCTGCATCAGATTCTGATTCGCTGTGTTCAAATTCTGATGTGTATGAGCAAGAATGTCTTGCATATGATAATCAGTTGTTACCGtacaagaaaaacaaaaagtctGTAAATAGACTTCGTTCTTCATATACTTCACGTGGATATACAAACAATTCAATTCCATATAGTCATAAGCATTTATTTGCTCATTATTTGCCACCTATTGGTGTTTTTTGGGATATTGAGAACTGTCAG gtTCCCAAAGGTAGGTCTGCAGTAGCAGTAGCCCAAGCCATAAGAGACAGATTTTTTATCGGTTATAGAGAAGCTGAGTTTCTCGTCGTTTGCGatgttaaaaaagaaaatgcaCAAGTTGTTCAAGAACTAAATGATGCCCAA gtCAATTTAGTTCATGTTACATCTGTGTGCAAAAATGCAGCCGACGAGAAACTTCGCCTTTCGATGAGACGATTTGCTGATTTACATGGTTCCCCTGCAGCTGTAGTTTTAGTTTCTGGTGATGTGAATTTTTCATCTGATCTTTGTGATATTAGACATAG gaaaaaaatgcatgtaatattattgcataatgAACTTTGTTCTGAAAGTCTTATTTTGTGTGCCAATGAACATTACAATTATACTCATTTAGTTGAAATGTTACCATTAAGAAATGCTCTTCGA caatGTGGGAATACACCAGTTGAAGTTATTGTATCTAATCTACCAGTTGGCATTGATCCAGCAAAAATTAGAAATCGTTTAAAGAGATTATCTGAAAATTGTGGTGGACGTGTtggtgtaataaataattgttcaacAACTATTAGATTTCCCACCAAAGAAATGGCTgcaag AGCTCAAAAACGAATGAATAAGGAGCGCGTGTTTAATAGTCAAATTGTTGTTAGTTTACCATTTGCTGTAAAAGAAGAATCATCGTCCACTAGTTTCTTAA gtAGACCTATTCCAGTGCAGACTAGAGAAGAAAACATACAACACATTGCTACTACCATTCAGTATTCTTCaactaataatatgcattcCCGGTTCAATATGACCCCTGTTACTCCCCCTGCCACTTTTGAAAACCGAAAATTTGG tttgtatGGTCAGCAAATTAAAGGTGGTTTTGGAATGTCACAAATGAACTCTAGTGTCGACAACTCAATGAGAAATCATAATCCTTGGTTGAATTCAAATTCTGTTGGTATACAAACATGGTTGAATGGACCTCAAATACCTGTA AACGGAGCAAGAGGTCCAATTAACTACAAAGGAAAACAAATGACCAAGGACAATCAGGAACAGCTTGATATCACTCATACTCAATCATTAACTCCACAAATACCTT taaaacaaaatgaaaactGGATGCGACATGGTTATCCAACAACAATGGGTCACGGTACaccaataacaattttaaaaagaggACTGGGTGGAACATCACAAATAGATACTCAA GTCGGTTCAACTGCAAGCATGATCAGTTCGAATGGCCCACCACCATACATGATGTTTGGTGTCAACACTTCAGTTCCACCGCCTCCAATAGTCAATGTTTCTAGGAGAGTTAGTCCACCAACTCTGATGGAGAATACCAATTCAGat CGATATTTTCATCCCATATCTCCATCTTATAACAATTTGGCAACAAATCAAGCACCACCGGTACTTATGGCTCAACAGAGTAATCCAGTAGACTTACATGTTACAAATTTAGATCAGAACATCGACTCTGTTgagatgaaaaatatattatttaatacgttcAGGGAACATGTTATG gtGTTACATGTGTCTGTGTTTTATCAGTCGGATGGTAACTTTGCAGCAGCAGTTCGTGTATCTAGTCCACAGGATGCACAGTATGCCATTTCTAAGCTCCACAGACGCAAAATTGGATTCAAAAGAATTATGATTGCTTATGCTCATTCTGGTTACCCTCAAAATCCCACATTGCTGAG GTCTCAGATAGCCTATATACTGATGGAAGTTCCTGGGCAACGTTTACCCCTGTTCAAGTTCCGTGAAATGTTTGAAAACCGCTTCATGACTTCTGTATCCGTATCGGatctttataaaatgaaagatGTGTGTTTGATCACCGAAGAACCAAATCATAGGATTATTAGTTTAAACCCAGAATACCGTAATACTCCATCACCCCTTCACCACCAGCCTTCTTCTTCATCTTCTATGCCCATGTCTAATTTA GACAAAAGCGATGCGGTTTCGTATTGTCCGACTCAcgcaaaaataacaaaacctaCTGACGATAAGGGTTGGGCAGAATTAGAAATGCCTGCATTGCCAAATGTTAAAGTCTCGTTAAACGAGTTCTCTAAACGTTTACATTCTCTAATATCATCTCACAACAATTATCTAATCCTGGccac tatttgcgATTGCTATGAAGCTTCGTTTAATGAAACGTTACAGACTGATGAAGACGGTGTGCCTTTGGAACATATTGTGACTGCTGTCAGCGGTGTTGAACTGTTGCAGAGTTGTAGTATTGgtattaaatacctaacaaCGTCTTCGGCCTCTGATATTGGCAATATGTCTGTCAGGTCTTCTACTCAAGAGTCTGACACTAAATCGGAAG CCAGTGTGGGTGGATTGAAAAGTATTAGTCCGCCATTAGCAAATAATTTGGCCTTGCTGAGCCGTGAATTAGTCGATTTGTTAAAGACCTGTACTCATTGTACTATGTCTTTCAACCGCTTCATACCAGCATACCATCACCATTTTGGCCGTCAATGTCGTGTTGCTGATTATGGTTTTACTAAACTCATTGATCTGTTGGAAGCACTGCCTAATATTGTGCAG gtATTTGGAGAAGGTAACAAACGTTTCATGACATTGTCGCACAAAGCACAGGTGCGGAGATTTACATCCGATTTGTTGCGCGTACTTAAATCTGTGGCCAGCAAACAAGTTCCCATCGTTGATTTCGGTGCACTTTTCGAGAAAACCCTGGGTCGCGCTTTTGATCCAGTTGATTATGGGTTGTGTTCACTTGATGATTTATTGTCGCAAGTATCAGAAAACACAGTTGTCATCGGTCATCTGGACGGTCAAAAATCAGTGGCGATTCCTAAACGAGAACAGACTCCAGAAGAGATCGAACGCACCAAAGCTTTTGCAAAAGAA ATTGAAGACGATTTGGAAGGAGAACGCCGTGTTTCGTTGACGACTgaagtaaaacaaaatgtgcTTGGCGATCAGTTGGCCGCTTTAGCCGTTTACCCATTGCAAATCAGTCAACTACAAAATGCTTTCTTATGGCAATACGGCTATGGTCTCAAACCTTCAGTGTATGAATGCGAGACACTCATTGAACTGTTACAAAAGCTTGATGACGCCGTCAag GTAATAGACAACCACGGCGAGTTGTTTTTGATAGCAGTAGACCGTAAAGAGGCCCAAAGGTTGTCTCTGAAAGTTCGTCGTGTACTGATGGAACACTCGTCTAATGATAAAATGTCTGTCTTGCAGTTTCAGTCTGTGTACCAAACAATGTTTGGCGAATCTATAAACATTGAAACCATGCAGGAGAAACTTAGTGAAACTATTAAG attgtaaaaactaaatttggaGAAGAATATGTACAGCTGACACCTTTGCAATTATTCGCCCAAGACATGTATCGTCTGTTAATGATCTCAGACGGTCGATTGTTATTGACATCTCTTGAAGCCGCTTACTTAAGACTGTTTGGCACTGCCATCCAGCCTGCTGTTTATGGATATCAGTCTGTATTGGCACTAATAACTAGTATTTCGCACACAGTACTCATTGAAAACAAGCCACCTAAACGATACATTGTGCTTAACAAAGAACTAGCCA GTGTAGGTATTCATTTGCCtaacaatataatgaaatcGCCCATGCTAGATCAAACTGAAAAGAATCATTGTAATAAACCTGATACAGACTTAATGAACCTCAATGAGAGTTTCAacgaaaataatgttttgctgTCTGAAGAAAATAAG ACACCTGTGGTGGTCAAACTTCCAGCTTTAAAGTTACATCCAAACATATTCAACATGAGTCCTATGTCACTGGTAAACTGTACTTCACCACAAGCTCCTCATCCATCACAGGTGCCCATGCCAACTGAACTGTGTCCGCCGTTTGGTGACAAGTACAAACCCATCACTACAATCAACAATAACAATCATTACAATGACAATCAGTTTTGCTGCCCAATGGGcaacaatgatttattaaatactaacaaTCAAG ATGATCAAAATCAACATTTAGTTCATCAATTAAATGAtcgttttcattaa